Proteins encoded together in one Nocardioides marinisabuli window:
- the ftsH gene encoding ATP-dependent zinc metalloprotease FtsH, whose translation MKRFVKGPWLWIVVAVVGVLLALQFLAPSSGGDEIPASEMSAYIESGEIKEITFVDGDQEIRATLDEGVREEGSEVFSYWVQGTQPRLYNAASDQVDSGEIEELKTEISRPSALSSFLFSFLPLIIIFIVFLWLLNNMQGGGGRGVMQFGKSKAKLISKDMPKSTFADVAGANEAIEELGEIKEFLQEPAKFQAVGAKIPKGVLLYGPPGTGKTLLARAVAGEAGVPFYSISGSDFVEMFVGVGASRVRDLFEQAKENAPAIVFIDEIDAVGRHRGAGMGGGHDEREQTLNQLLVEMDGFDVRGGVILIAATNRPDVLDPALLRPGRFDRQIGVDAPDLAGRQKILEVHSRGKPMAPDIDLRSYARRTPGFTGADLANVLNEAALLTARNNEKQITNISLDEAIDRVIAGPQRSSRLMSEKEKLITAYHEGGHALVAAALPGNDPVHKITILPRGRALGYTMVLPDEDKYSQPRSQMLDQLAYMLGGRAAEELIFHDPTTGAGNDIEKATNLARAMVTQYGMTERLGAIKLGDSNSEPFLGRDLGHQRNYSEDVAAKVDEETKNLLAAAHQEAFDILEENRDVLDALVLALLDKETLDKEQIAEVFVPLRRRDRRPAWTGSPDRRPSQVPAVEIPQEIRDRARTNGVDRPAETDEAGGGAVVTPPGAGGDVHGGTPPPSDDTWRP comes from the coding sequence GTGAAGCGCTTTGTCAAGGGTCCCTGGCTGTGGATCGTGGTCGCCGTGGTCGGCGTCCTGCTCGCCCTGCAGTTCCTGGCCCCCAGCAGCGGCGGGGACGAGATCCCCGCCTCCGAGATGTCCGCCTACATCGAGTCGGGGGAGATCAAGGAGATCACCTTCGTCGACGGTGACCAGGAGATCCGCGCGACCCTCGACGAGGGCGTGCGCGAGGAGGGCTCGGAGGTCTTCTCCTACTGGGTGCAGGGCACCCAGCCCCGTCTCTACAACGCGGCCAGCGACCAGGTCGACAGCGGCGAGATCGAGGAGCTGAAGACCGAGATCTCGCGCCCGAGCGCGCTGAGCTCGTTCCTGTTCTCGTTCCTGCCGCTCATCATCATCTTCATCGTCTTCCTCTGGCTGCTCAACAACATGCAGGGCGGCGGCGGCCGCGGCGTCATGCAGTTCGGCAAGTCCAAGGCCAAGCTGATCTCGAAGGACATGCCGAAGTCGACGTTCGCCGACGTCGCCGGCGCCAACGAGGCCATCGAGGAGCTCGGCGAGATCAAGGAGTTCCTCCAGGAGCCCGCCAAGTTCCAGGCCGTGGGCGCCAAGATCCCCAAGGGCGTGCTGCTCTACGGCCCGCCGGGCACCGGCAAGACGCTGCTGGCCCGCGCCGTGGCCGGCGAGGCCGGCGTGCCCTTCTACTCCATCTCCGGCTCCGACTTCGTCGAGATGTTCGTCGGCGTCGGCGCGTCCCGCGTGCGCGACCTCTTCGAGCAGGCCAAGGAGAACGCCCCGGCCATCGTCTTCATCGACGAGATCGACGCCGTCGGTCGCCACCGCGGCGCCGGCATGGGCGGCGGCCACGACGAGCGCGAGCAGACCCTCAACCAGCTGCTGGTCGAGATGGACGGCTTCGACGTGCGGGGCGGGGTCATCCTCATCGCCGCCACCAACCGCCCCGACGTGCTCGACCCCGCGCTGCTGCGCCCCGGCCGCTTCGACCGCCAGATCGGGGTCGACGCCCCCGACCTGGCCGGGCGCCAGAAGATCCTCGAGGTCCACTCGCGCGGCAAGCCGATGGCCCCCGACATCGACCTGCGCTCGTACGCCCGCCGCACCCCCGGCTTCACCGGTGCCGACCTGGCCAACGTGCTCAACGAGGCTGCGTTGCTGACCGCGCGCAACAACGAGAAGCAGATCACCAACATCTCCCTCGACGAGGCCATCGACCGCGTCATCGCGGGGCCGCAGCGCAGCTCGCGGCTGATGAGCGAGAAGGAGAAGCTCATCACCGCCTACCACGAGGGCGGCCACGCCCTGGTGGCCGCGGCGCTGCCGGGCAACGACCCGGTCCACAAGATCACGATCCTGCCGCGCGGTCGCGCGCTGGGCTACACGATGGTCCTGCCCGACGAGGACAAGTACTCCCAGCCCCGCTCGCAGATGCTCGACCAGCTCGCCTACATGCTGGGCGGGCGCGCCGCGGAGGAGCTGATCTTCCACGACCCCACCACCGGCGCCGGCAACGACATCGAGAAGGCCACCAACCTGGCCCGCGCGATGGTCACCCAGTACGGCATGACCGAGCGCCTGGGCGCGATCAAGCTCGGCGACTCCAACTCCGAGCCGTTCCTGGGCCGCGACCTGGGCCACCAGCGCAACTACTCCGAGGACGTCGCGGCCAAGGTCGACGAGGAGACCAAGAACCTCCTCGCGGCCGCCCACCAGGAGGCCTTCGACATCCTGGAGGAGAACCGCGACGTGCTCGACGCGCTCGTCCTGGCGCTGCTGGACAAGGAGACCCTCGACAAGGAGCAGATCGCCGAGGTCTTCGTGCCGCTGCGCCGCCGCGACCGGCGTCCGGCCTGGACCGGCTCGCCCGACCGCCGGCCCTCGCAGGTGCCCGCGGTCGAGATCCCGCAGGAGATCCGCGACCGGGCCCGCACCAACGGGGTCGACCGTCCGGCCGAGACCGACGAGGCCGGTGGCGGGGCCGTGGTGACCCCGCCGGGCGCCGGCGGCGACGTCCACGGCGGCACGCCGCCCCCCTCCGACGACACGTGGCGTCCGTGA
- the folE gene encoding GTP cyclohydrolase I FolE, whose translation MVERDPGEVPDFDQARAEAAVRELLLAIGEDPDREGLLETPARVARAYAEVTAGLRMRAEDVLTTTFDLGHDEMVLVRDIELWSMCEHHLVPFTGVAHVGYIPAESGKITGISKLARLVDVYAQRPQVQERLTTQVVDALMTILEARGAVVVIEAEHLCMTMRGVRKAGARTVTSAVRGTMLTDRATRAEAMALIHGTTRR comes from the coding sequence ATGGTCGAGCGCGACCCCGGCGAGGTGCCCGACTTCGACCAGGCGCGCGCCGAGGCCGCGGTGCGCGAGCTGCTGCTGGCCATCGGCGAGGACCCCGACCGCGAGGGCCTGCTCGAGACACCGGCCCGCGTCGCGCGGGCGTACGCCGAGGTCACCGCGGGGCTGCGGATGCGCGCCGAGGACGTGCTCACCACGACCTTCGACCTCGGTCACGACGAGATGGTGCTGGTGCGCGACATCGAGCTGTGGTCGATGTGCGAGCACCACCTGGTGCCCTTCACCGGGGTCGCGCACGTCGGCTACATCCCGGCCGAGAGCGGCAAGATCACCGGCATCTCCAAGCTGGCCCGCCTGGTCGACGTCTACGCCCAGCGCCCCCAGGTGCAGGAGCGGCTGACCACGCAGGTCGTCGACGCGCTGATGACGATCCTCGAGGCGCGCGGCGCCGTCGTGGTGATCGAGGCCGAGCACCTGTGCATGACCATGCGCGGGGTCCGCAAGGCCGGCGCCCGCACCGTCACCTCCGCGGTCCGCGGCACGATGCTCACCGACCGCGCCACCCGCGCCGAGGCGATGGCCCTGATCCACGGGACCACGCGCCGCTGA
- the folK gene encoding 2-amino-4-hydroxy-6-hydroxymethyldihydropteridine diphosphokinase: MTETPNPHIINADTLTGEMRPIRRAVLAVGSNLGERMAMLQGAVNAIADTPDVWVTGVSPVYETEPVDSPEDARNYLNAVVLIDTTLAANRLMDRALAIEDAFERERSDVPNAPRTLDVDLIVVGDRRSDEPHLRLPHPRAAERAFVLKPWFDLEPDAALPGRGPIADLLAETGLDGITLREDLTLAVE, from the coding sequence GTGACTGAGACGCCCAACCCGCACATCATCAACGCCGACACCCTCACCGGTGAGATGCGCCCGATCCGCCGTGCCGTGCTGGCGGTCGGGTCCAACCTCGGCGAGCGGATGGCCATGCTCCAGGGCGCGGTCAACGCCATCGCCGACACCCCCGACGTGTGGGTCACCGGCGTCTCGCCGGTCTACGAGACCGAGCCGGTCGACTCCCCGGAGGACGCCCGCAACTACCTCAATGCCGTGGTGCTCATCGACACCACGCTGGCCGCGAACCGGTTGATGGACCGGGCCCTGGCCATCGAGGACGCCTTCGAGCGCGAGCGCAGCGACGTGCCGAACGCCCCGCGCACCCTCGACGTCGACCTGATCGTCGTGGGCGACCGCCGCAGCGACGAGCCCCACCTGCGCCTGCCGCACCCGCGTGCCGCCGAGCGCGCCTTCGTGCTCAAGCCGTGGTTCGACCTCGAGCCCGACGCCGCCCTGCCGGGCCGCGGGCCGATCGCCGACCTGCTGGCCGAGACCGGCCTCGATGGCATCACGCTGCGCGAGGACCTCACGCTCGCCGTCGAGTGA
- a CDS encoding GNAT family N-acetyltransferase encodes MNDEEALPEENRFESDPGEILDDLPLPDGWEVGTPDAEDRFEVARLTHLLRAHERHGRGWAGAGVDDVLVEVSEHGLRTRANVVIRDPEGSIQAWGSVHDRAGGRMLYSHIVSRELAPPIARKCSDALFEWAAGQARAVGEARGLPTQQIDTGAFEGDERQYEWLTRAGFRKVRTWWQMNRPVTPEERDLVPDNEEWEARGVRFRLVDREGQGLPDEADLRAVHDVLEQSFTDHFNNFEESYAEFLHRLREDPGHRWNHWWLAEMVEDVPEGLVAEEGRHPAVGALIGTVSENATGPDSSYVSYIGVVEAARGRGVAKGLLRTIICDAARRGRVGVGLEVDADSSTNAHELYTAMGWRTKYVTESWHRDVPVEG; translated from the coding sequence GTGAACGACGAGGAAGCGCTGCCCGAGGAGAACCGTTTCGAGAGCGACCCGGGGGAGATCCTCGACGACCTCCCCCTGCCGGACGGCTGGGAGGTCGGGACCCCGGACGCCGAGGACCGCTTCGAGGTCGCCCGCCTGACCCACCTGCTGCGCGCCCACGAGCGCCACGGCCGCGGCTGGGCCGGCGCCGGCGTCGACGACGTGCTGGTCGAGGTCTCCGAGCACGGCCTGCGCACCCGTGCCAACGTGGTGATCCGCGACCCCGAGGGCAGCATCCAGGCCTGGGGCAGCGTCCACGACCGCGCCGGCGGCCGGATGCTCTACTCCCACATCGTCAGCCGCGAGCTGGCCCCGCCGATCGCGCGCAAGTGCTCCGACGCCCTCTTCGAGTGGGCGGCCGGCCAGGCCCGCGCCGTCGGCGAGGCCCGCGGTCTGCCGACCCAGCAGATCGACACCGGCGCCTTCGAGGGCGACGAGCGCCAGTACGAGTGGCTGACCCGCGCCGGCTTCCGCAAGGTGCGCACCTGGTGGCAGATGAACCGCCCGGTCACCCCCGAGGAGCGCGACCTGGTGCCCGACAACGAGGAGTGGGAGGCGCGCGGCGTGCGCTTCCGCCTCGTCGACCGCGAGGGCCAGGGCCTGCCCGACGAGGCCGACCTGCGCGCGGTCCACGACGTGCTCGAGCAGTCCTTCACCGACCACTTCAACAACTTCGAGGAGTCCTACGCCGAGTTCCTGCACCGGCTGCGCGAGGACCCCGGGCACCGCTGGAACCACTGGTGGCTGGCCGAGATGGTCGAGGACGTCCCCGAGGGCCTCGTGGCCGAGGAGGGCCGCCACCCCGCGGTCGGTGCCCTGATCGGCACCGTCTCGGAGAACGCGACCGGCCCCGACTCCTCCTACGTCTCCTACATCGGCGTCGTCGAGGCCGCCCGCGGCCGCGGCGTGGCCAAGGGCCTGCTGCGCACGATCATCTGCGACGCCGCGCGCCGCGGCCGGGTCGGCGTGGGCCTCGAGGTCGACGCCGACTCCTCGACCAACGCCCACGAGCTCTACACCGCGATGGGCTGGCGCACGAAGTACGTCACCGAGTCCTGGCACCGCGACGTGCCCGTCGAGGGCTGA
- the folP gene encoding dihydropteroate synthase, which translates to MIPALAVPLGRPRVMGVVNVTPDSFSDGGRYAAPAAAVEHGLALLEQGADLLDIGGESTRPGATRPLVAEELARVVPVIRELAGAGAVVSVDTMRHEVAEAALEAGAVVVNDVSGGLADPALLEVVAAAGATYVAMHWRAHSDRMREFAVYDEPGGVVAAVCRELEERVAAIRAAGVADDRIVLDPGLGFAKTPAHSWELLRDLDPLMALGHPLLVGASRKSFLGSLLADAAGPRPVGEREAAHLAVVLELARAGVWGVRVHDVRSARDALAARAAMLADETGRTDAQGGGHD; encoded by the coding sequence ATGATCCCCGCCCTGGCCGTGCCGCTGGGACGCCCGCGCGTGATGGGCGTCGTCAACGTCACCCCCGACTCGTTCTCCGACGGGGGCCGGTACGCCGCCCCCGCCGCCGCGGTCGAGCACGGCCTGGCGCTCCTCGAGCAGGGCGCCGACCTGCTCGACATCGGCGGCGAGTCGACCCGGCCGGGCGCGACGCGTCCCCTGGTCGCCGAGGAGCTGGCGCGCGTGGTGCCGGTGATCCGCGAGCTGGCGGGTGCCGGCGCGGTCGTCTCGGTCGACACGATGCGCCACGAGGTCGCCGAGGCGGCCCTCGAGGCGGGCGCGGTCGTCGTCAACGACGTCTCCGGCGGCCTCGCCGACCCCGCGCTGCTCGAGGTCGTGGCGGCCGCCGGGGCGACGTACGTCGCCATGCACTGGCGCGCCCACAGCGACCGGATGCGCGAGTTCGCGGTCTACGACGAGCCGGGCGGCGTGGTCGCGGCGGTCTGCCGCGAGCTGGAGGAGCGGGTCGCGGCGATCCGGGCCGCCGGCGTGGCCGACGACCGCATCGTGCTCGACCCCGGGCTGGGCTTCGCCAAGACCCCCGCGCACAGCTGGGAGCTGCTGCGCGACCTCGACCCGCTCATGGCCCTGGGGCACCCGCTGCTGGTCGGCGCGAGCCGCAAGTCCTTCCTCGGCTCGCTCCTCGCCGACGCCGCCGGGCCCCGCCCGGTGGGCGAGCGCGAGGCCGCCCACCTGGCGGTGGTGCTCGAGCTGGCCAGGGCCGGGGTGTGGGGGGTGCGGGTCCACGACGTACGGTCTGCTCGCGACGCGCTCGCGGCCCGGGCCGCGATGCTCGCCGACGAGACCGGCAGGACCGACGCGCAGGGAGGTGGGCATGACTGA
- a CDS encoding DUF3180 domain-containing protein: MSEPEQTPEQPPGRPPGQGWGRAPASPALLTAAVVVGLVAGWLARPVSTAWLGSAPVVTWVQPTLLAMLALVIGVTARHTHTALQVRREPMEPHRAVNRLAFGRASAYVGALVGAGYAGYALSWLGLNAELAGQRMLWSGLAALAGVGVVACGLLLERACRVPGDDSDA, from the coding sequence GTGAGCGAGCCCGAGCAGACTCCCGAGCAGCCCCCGGGGCGGCCCCCCGGCCAGGGCTGGGGCCGTGCCCCGGCCTCGCCCGCGCTGCTGACGGCCGCGGTCGTCGTCGGCCTCGTCGCCGGGTGGCTGGCCCGCCCGGTCAGCACCGCCTGGCTGGGCTCCGCGCCCGTGGTCACCTGGGTGCAGCCCACGCTCCTGGCGATGCTCGCGCTGGTCATCGGCGTCACCGCCCGCCACACCCACACCGCCCTGCAGGTGCGCCGTGAGCCGATGGAGCCGCACCGCGCGGTCAACCGGCTCGCCTTCGGGCGCGCCAGCGCCTACGTCGGCGCCCTCGTGGGGGCCGGGTACGCCGGCTACGCGCTGTCCTGGCTGGGCCTGAACGCCGAGCTGGCCGGCCAGCGGATGCTCTGGTCGGGCCTCGCCGCGCTCGCCGGTGTGGGCGTCGTCGCGTGCGGACTGCTGCTCGAGCGCGCGTGTCGCGTGCCGGGAGACGACTCGGACGCCTAG
- the folB gene encoding dihydroneopterin aldolase, with protein MTDEIAVLGVECFAHHGVLAHEKRDGQTFVLDLALGVDTALAAASDDLRDTVDYGSLVTAVKTAVEREPVDLIETLAQRVADVCLLDDRVEWARITVHKPHAPISATFSDVTLTITRRREDST; from the coding sequence ATGACTGACGAGATCGCCGTCCTCGGCGTCGAGTGCTTCGCCCACCACGGCGTCCTGGCGCACGAGAAGCGCGACGGGCAGACGTTCGTGCTCGACCTCGCGCTGGGCGTCGACACCGCTCTCGCCGCCGCCTCGGACGACTTGCGCGACACCGTCGACTACGGAAGTCTCGTGACCGCGGTCAAGACCGCGGTGGAGCGCGAGCCGGTCGACCTGATCGAGACCCTGGCCCAGCGGGTCGCCGACGTCTGCTTGTTGGACGACCGTGTTGAATGGGCCCGGATCACGGTCCACAAGCCGCACGCCCCCATCAGCGCGACGTTCTCGGACGTCACGCTGACGATCACCCGGAGACGCGAGGACTCGACGTGA